The genomic window TGAGATTAACTTCTTACTTTTCAGGCATGATTGGAGCTTTCTCAAGAGATTGCTGTCTCTCCAATTGAAGCAGGTATGGGGAGGTATGCCACCAAAAGGAGTTTATGTTGAGGATTATTGTTCTTAGTATGTTTAATCAAAGTACAGTACTTCAACATTCATTGTTCCTGGTATGAAGGTCTTGGCTGAATATTCTGAGGGTCACGTGGTGAGCCAAGAGGATGGGCAGCTACAGAATTCTTTCTCTGGGGAGACATACTCCGAGCTTGTCATCCGGCTCAATGATGGTACTGTTATGAATCTTTAATCTATACTACTTAAAATATTAGTAGTGGTGGTGTTCATTCCCACATCACCTTtaccactgacatgtgggccccacaatctATACTATTACATCACCTTTCAATGAGTTCTCCCTTTTCACTATTAGCTCTCCCCGAATTTCAAAATCACTTACTTTTTCCATAAGGAAAATCATAGTATTACTTGGACTAAATAAGTGcttattaattgatttaataaGGTAGAAACttaatttgctttcggttgcaacgcacgggctcTAGGCTAGGCTAGTTTGTTAAATGTTCATATTTCTTCTCTCACTAAATGCAAGTTTAGATTCATCACGGTTTGTAATCTTACATTGATTGTCTTGTAGTTTTTGTGCATTACCGTAGCTTACAGTCATCAATAACTTGAAATACATTTTAACACTGAAGGACCAACGTTTGAAATATTGACTGTCTTGCATAACTTGATGCAAATTATATTTTGTTGTAAATGATTAAATAGCTTTTGTACTGTAATGCAGTGGtatattgcattgttttgttCATTTATGTCGAGCATGGTTTAGATGGGAGTAGCATTTGGTGGATTTAGAATCTTTTTTGTTAGTATTCCATAGTGTGTTATACTAGTCCATTGAAAATTGTTCTTTACTGGAGGTCATACAAGACCTTGCACCTTTAGTGTTTTTTCTACAGGCCACCTTGCCATCATTCCTGACCTGCATTTTATCGAGCATACACAAAtcactaatttcttttttaaaaaaaattgtttgcaGCTCTCTTGAGGTTCGAAGAAGGTCCTCCATTTACACTGCAAAGGCTATGTGAGGTTATGAATATTCCCTCAATCTATTTAAAAATTCTCTTTAGTGGTTCGATGTTGGTAGTGCAGTTATTTCGAAAGAATGTTCTGTTGTTTCATAATCTGTTTTGGACTTGCATTGCTTTGAATTCACATACTTACATTAGTTTTATATTTGCAGATTTTGTTGGATCCAAAAGGAACATATACTAAACTGCCAAAGCTTGCTTTGGCCTTGGAAAAGGTTTATTAGCTGAGCTTTCTGTTTTGCAGAATATATCAGATTATGTGGTTCCTTTGTTATGTTGCAGTGCAATGTATGACTTTAATTTGTTGATCTAGAGCCCAATTAGATCTACCTAGTGAACTACACCTTGAAAATAATGTCTAATAGCTTACAACTCACTTCACTCAACTCAAATAGATCTTGTGGAGACAAATTTTTATCATCATGTAAAAGAAATCAATAGACCATCTGTGGGTGcataaattataattttttatgttgGACCTCAGGTTTTCCTTTAATTGTGCCACTAACTGAGAATCTAATGGCTGCATTCCTCTGCATAACTTGGTTGATTAAAATGTGTGAGGTTATTTTGTATCTCCGCCCATTTAGGTAAATATAGCCTTTTTTATTACTAGAATGCTCAAGTTATATATTTCTGGATAACCTAGCCATTTCGTGTGTATGATAACAATAGATGCAACATAGTGACAATGCTTGCATGTTTTTTGAAAGATTTAACTGATGTTCTTGTCAAAAAAAGATTTAACTGATGTTATGATCTTGAAACCAAAGTACAATATTTTCACTCAACGTGATGTCTTTGTATATTAAGTTTTGTCTAGACAGTATCACATAGGTCACTGAACTTAATCTCAGAATTGAAATCTGTTATAAGAAGGGCAGATCaaatatgttttgttttccTTCAGTGCACATTATCATGCAAAATATTACTGAGTTTAATCTATCAAGATTTCTTCATTACCAACTGTAAGCTCTCTTATTTGCAGAACCTCCTGGTCACATCTACAATGACCAAGTGCACTGATCCATACCCAGCTGCTCATGTGTCAAATTTAGAAGCTACAGTAATGACAGAGAACACCAGCGCTGTTGAAGTAGAACCTGAAAGGCTGCCGGAACATCCTGCAGCAGTACCGAATGGAAATGTAGGAGGTGATGCTGATGCAGAAATGGCTGATGCGGAGGTTGAGGAGCCATCGAATAGCCACGATGTCGAGATGCAGGAGGACAAGCCTGACCAGATTTCAAATGTTAACCCTGGTGCTACCTCAGATGCTGCAGTTACTGCAGAAACAGTTGATGCTAGTGAAAAATCATCAGATCCGCAGACATGAGCTTACAACAGAGACCAGAAGCCCTAGTGCATGTCTCATTAGTAATCATTGCCACCCTTGATTCAGCAACTTAGCTCGATGCAGATGGCAGATTGTGCTATGTGACGTTAAAGTTTTTGTGGGCCATGATAAACATGGGGTAGGTGAGTATAACGACCAttttaaatcctaaaaaaaaaagaaatgtattTTGAGTAGaaatggatgtgaaaaattTTCACTGATTGTCGTTCCGGTTGTCAAAATATGTTGTACCCCAATGTTAGTCAAAGGAGTTGTCGGCTGCCGTTTTGCTCTTGCACTGGTGAAATTATGCATCACAAGAATATGAGCTTACTATTTTTCGTCTCCGGTTTTGCTGAAGCAACTTTAGCAGTGAACCATCACAGGGCGAACAAAATATGTTGCCCTGTCTGAAATACTTGTTGTCACTGTTGCTCTCTTCTGTGCTcagcatgatttttttaaaaaaactataaatgcctaatgctgcttctgcttcgtcTAGCTTATCGATGTTAAAACTGTCTTTTCTCTTTGAGAAAATAAATTGCCTCTGTTTGGGACGTCACtaagtcattttttaaaatgctCCTGTCCTAAATAGTTTGCATGCTTCCAGGGATTTCTTTTTGTCTACGTCACTCATGTTGTCATCTGCCGTCGTTATCTTTGAGCCTTTCACCCCCATAATCTGATGTGCCTCTAGTGTTCGTGTTGCTATCAAATCATGATGCAAACTTGGCTTTCTGTTGGTTTTTTATTGGTTCATGCTTTGGGACTTTGGTTAAGAGAATTATTGCAAATCATTCCGTAGTGGTTTTAACTTGGGGGAAGAGTAGACCACCATTGCTTAATTTTCTCACTAtattctgctttttttttctttggcgtAACGCAGAAGGGTGCATGTTAATTCATGATCTTAGCTGCTCGGTATATGTTTCCTGTACTATTTCTACGTATTTGTTACAGATGATGCCTATTGAATGAAGATCCATTCCGTCATCACTATTATCTTCTGTTCTGTTTTTTCTCGTTTGTTGGCAGATGTGTGTTGATGTTGTCTAATGTTTTGCAAAATTCTACCTAGTTTACCATTCACAAAAGTGATTCCATCCTCTGGCTGAATATGGTGGAACTTTAGTCCTATCTCTGTGCATTTCATATGAATGTCTTCAAACCTTAAGAGAACTAGTTGATTTCCCACGCTTTACTGTTGGAATTACTAAGcaattattaatatattttttttcgacGATCACGCTAGAAgtaaaaaaggggggaaaataatgaaacatcacgGTTTATCGGTACTTATCATAAACAAACAAACGATATCCGTGCTTTAATGAGAAACATATTGatagtatatgttaaatattataaaaaatgatagatagatttgttaaaatattatgcaaATGATGTGAGGGGTGATAATTGGATATGTTTGcatgatttgtagaattaaataaattgtagatgatgttgtatgcttgtatgaggttaaatatgtaattatagtgggtgatgatgtgacatggttgcatgttaagctttagacTTAGTGAGCTATAACTTTCTAGAAAACATAGATAATATTGCCCGATTACTATTACCAATTTACAAAACACAAAAAGGATGGGAGAATTCGCTAGAGTAGTTGGCATAACtagctactacctccatttaaatataaggaattttaggTTGAATAGAAAATACTAGTGTTAggtcaaaagaaaaatataaggatttttggGTTGATTAGAAAATACTAGGTCCAGGTCAAAAGGTTTTATTTTAGTTgtcaatttttgtttttttttcagttgctTAGATTCCCTTTGTAACAATTTAACTGGCTTTGGAATTATTGCAATGATTGGAATGGATAGGGATTAGtgtagaaatgcttatattgtaGTACAAGATTTGAATTCTAGAAACCCTTGTATTTTGGAAAGGAGTAATTGACAATAAGGATTTCATTGGAAATTGAGTAATAAGTGATAATTTACCATAGGTAATTTACTCTAAAGGGACAAAGTTAGACCTAAGTTTTTATAAAGTAAGATCTTTCCggggttaatttttttttctacacatacaaaTTAGGACAATAGGACACAAAATGACTTCCACTTACCACTAGGTCTTGCAAACTGTAATGCTTGAGGAAACTTCTTGTTGACATGTACACCATATAAACTTTGTTGCATGCTGAATTACTAACCTACCTCAAATAGATAATGTAGatgttattttcttttacaaTATTAACGTTGCAAAAAGCTGTGCTATAACAAGCATAATACATGCTCTGTTGCTTGAGATTTATTGGGTCGCATGTGTTGAGATGTCATGAAGGAGAGAGCACTTGTTCTTATGTGTTCATTTGGTGGTATCGTGTCATGCTATGAATGGAACTGTGATAAATAGCATTTGCTTGAATTTGAAAGTCATTGTCAAACTATTGGCTATGGTACTTGAAGGTGACATTGTATGGAgtaccatctttttttttcttttcttgatggAGTGACCTTGCTCATCTCTCTATCTTACCCGTGTGCAACCTAGGATTCAGGACACTTTTTTTTAACTACGTTTGTTGACTCATTATGTTAAAATCTACCAAATTCAAACTTTCATGCTTCCTTTTTGTTGTTTAAGGTGGCTAtcaaaatttagagacttgtcTACTGCTGGCACTGTAATCTATTTTAATATCTAATACTTATTTTAATGATAAACTAGAAATACATCGGACCCTGTGGGTTTCTTTACAATTTTATAATTAGATGTTAGTTAGAGAACTCCATATGCATGAACTATGAACCATTTCTTTGAAtgtggaaagctaagaagaatACAAAGTAGAAAAGACATAATTAAAATGTGGTGGCTTGTTCAATTCTAAGTGACAAAACCACTTGGAAATTGTTTGAAAGAGAAGTTTAGATGTTCACGAGAACAATGAAGGAATTctataattaatactccctccgtttcaaaatgtttgacgccattgactttttagcacatgtttgatcgttcatcttattcaaaaaaattaagtaattattaattcttttactatcatttgattcattgttaaatatattttcatgtaggcatataattttacatatttcacacaagtttttgaataagacgaacggtcaaacatgtgctaaaaagtcaacgatgtcaaacatttcgaaacggagagagtatgtaccTCCCAATATAATAATTGCAAATAGATTTCAAAGGGTGAATTGACTATTGTCATATAGACCGTTTCTCTTTTGCTACAGAGATTGTCTTCGACAATATGCTAACGAACTAAGTGACATAAAATTACTTCTACGATGCAAGTGACATATAGTCACTATTTTCAACTGATGCCATGTACATAAAACTAGGcaaaattttattatatataatgGGCCATATACATAAAACTAAgcaaaaaatttttatatataatggtTAAATATTGCCTCAATGTTCAATTTTTCATCTGGCAtgttctctctttcttttcctctccaTCTAAAATATTAGGGCtttttttaagagtttgtttgttttggagtCAATTTTTGCCTTACAGTTTTGGCACAATTAAATTTGCTAGTATAGACTTTGAATTAAGCGTGAGCAAAAATTGATATCAAACTAAACATTCGTTTGGTattttaaaagttataaaagtttaagtagggcaaaaaaaattgacttCCACGTGGACAACCCCTAAGAGTAGCAACTGATTTACAAGCACGTGTCAAGAGATGTGAGCATATCTACAAAGTGATACATGTAAGAGTGATGGATGCAAATCCTCTGTAGTACTGCTGATGCAGTAGCagtgctgacatgtgggtccgggcccacacgtcagtgtCTACTATTGCATCAGCAGTACTGCAGACAATCCCCACTAAATAGTGATGGGAGAGGCATGAATGCATGCCAGTAGAGTGAAGGCCCTAACACTTTTGCATGGGGAAAATTGTCGTCTATTGGTTTACAATGATGCGTATATTGGTCGTGCGATGCAAGAAAACCTAAAAAGTAAACATTAAAACAATTGAATCTAAATCAACGTATAGAAAATCCACATGCATTTTCAATGTTGTCGCATTTGCAGAAAGACTTACCTATCTTAAAGATCGTATATTTTAAATGTCTCAacatttatcatttaataatatGCAGAATAAATTATCTCCCATCGTATCTCTTCAAGGCAGAAATGAGCGGTTTCTTAATAAATTATATCTTACAAACTAAAAATCAAACTGGTTAATATTAAGGCCTTCTTTTTACCCATGAGACTTCTTGTTGATGAATTGAGTCATGCAAAAGTATATCGTGAAATTGCACTTTGCAAAGGAGAGAAGAGCTCCGGTCTCCAAACTCCAAAAGCCTATCATCTCAAGATATTTGATGATTTAACACtccttaagggtgtgtttggataatgggaaatgaggagtgggattgggattggaaaATGAATGAAAGTTTTGGATTAAATGGAACGGGAAGAATGAATGGTTAAGATTTAAAGATGTATTTTGGTGAGTAGGAAATCATTTTCCtatcccattagccaaacactccctaaaaaaaaatggtttcgATTATTTCACTAGAGGCAGCCATACTGCTACCATATCCCGCACTGCAGTACTAAAACCGCAAAACCCCAGGGGCCAGACCGCAAAATTACAGcaacctcttcctcttcctccgctctctctctccctctctctccccctctcctgcgcactcgcctccttcctccacctccaccacgccccgctcccccctctcctcctctcccacgcgGCCACGCCGCTCCACTCCCCAGATCTCGCCGcagcttcccctcccctcccctcccatggCTTCTCCCTCGGGGAACCCTAACCCCACCCCCAACCAGCCCTTCGAGCTCAACCGCCTCTTCAAGCAGCAtccccccgcctccgcctccgccgccccaaACCCTAACCACCACCCCGCCCCCGCCGGCATCTtccctggcgccgccgcccccgccccccaCCACAGCGTCGTCGTCCCGCCGCCGATGACGTCCGGTGGCGGGCCCTACTCCTACCCGCCGGCCACCCCGCCGTTCCACCGGGGGCCTTACCTCCCCCCCTACCCCAACGACCCCCACCTCGCCTTCGCCGGGAACCCTaacccccccgccgccgccgctgctcccaaCCCGGCGGGCGCCAGGCTCATGCAGCTGCTCGGGAACACGGCGCCCACGCACCTCGAGTCGGCGGTGTCCATGCCGATGCCGTCGGagttctccgccgccgcggctgtggcgccgcccgcgccgctaCCCGCGATGccgtccgcgccgcccgcgaggatgccgagcagcagcagcagcaagatgcCGAGGGGGAGGCTCCTGGGGCCAGGGGACCGGGCCGTGCACGACGTGGACTCGCGGCTGCCAGGCGAGGCGCAGCCGCCTCAGCTGGAGGTGACGCCCATCACCAAGTACACGTCGGACCCAGGGCTGGTGCTCGGCAGGCAGATCGCCGTGAACCGGACCTACATCGTGTATGGCCTCAAGCTCGGCAACATCCGCGTGCTCAACATCAACACCGCGCTTCGCTCGCTCCTCCGCGGGCACACACAGGTAATGAAATGTATGACAGCTATAGATATGTTATAGAGTACTTAGGAGCATTTGTTATTGTTTAGTGCACTTTAAGTGTTCTTTTATCATCTCATGGTGCTAGTATCTCAAACGTGGATTACGGATTTCTTTTGTTTAAGCATGAGCCATGCAAGCATTATACTATACGTATAGACAGTAGCGTGTGTTTGGTATGATCTTCTTTGCTCTTTAGCAGCATGTGCCTCTATAATTTTTACTATGGAGGCATGTATTAGAGATTTTAGGCTGAGGAATTGACTTTCATAGCACACAGTGAAACTCTGAATTCAGAATTTTCATTATCAAATTACTTAATATGCTTACTACATGCTGCAGAAATTCAAAGTGAAACTTGAAGTTGGCTGCAACTAGAGCCTGAATGTTAATACCTAGTCACATTTGCAGTGCACTAATTCTCCTTCCATGTCCTGATGGGgtgcttttttttaacattttgcCATATAAATTTCTACTACCTATGTGATGAAAATGATGTTTTGATGTTATGCCAAATCTTTTAGTAGTTTGgcattttcttatttaattGACACTCTTGATCTTAGTTAGCAATGAAGTTCATTTCTATATTTATGTTTTGAATTCTTTTTTGTGTTTGCTGTAGAGGGTTACGGACATGGCTTTCTTTGCGGAAGATGTCCATCGGTTAGCAAGGTATGTGTAGAGAGGATGACATTTGGTTACTGCCacaatctctatctctctctctgtgtgtgatTAATAACTTGTTTGATTATTCTGCAGTGCAAGTGTAGATGGGCGGATCTATGTATGGAAGATTGACGAGGGACCTGATGAGCAGAATAAACCACAAATCACAGGAAAGATTGAAATTGCCATACAGATTGTAGGAGATGCTGAAACTTACCATCCAAGAATATGTTGGCACTCCCATAAGCAAGTAAAGTCTCTTCTACATCACCAATGCTACACTAAATGTCTTTGACTGTCTTTTATGTTACTGATTTGTGTACATTTTGTCCTGTAGGAGATTCTGTTTGTTGGAGTTGCTAACTGCGTCTTAAAAATAGACACAACAAAAGTAGGAAGAGGAATGGACTTCAGTAGAGAAGAACCTCTTAAATGCCCACTCGACAAGCTGGTCGATGGCGTTCACTTGGTTGGTAAACATGATGCAGATATTACAGATTTGTCCCTATCTCAATGGATGACTACTCGTCTTGCTTCCGCATCAAAAGATGGCATGGTATGTAACGTTGCATTGTATTTTCTTGTTTCTTAGAACTTATGCTTACTGAtaagcaataaaataaataaatggtcCCCAATAACCGAAGATCCAAGATGAAACTTTCTGATTACATTCTCTCTCATTCACATGTTAATTGGACATATTTTTGTTTCCACTTTTGTTAGCTTTGAAAACATCATCAACTGCCATGTGATACCTTTTATATCCACTTTGACTGAGTAATCTATATGGAAGGTGCTTTCATGTCTCACCAAATCTGGTCAGCAACCTATGCTTGGTATTGGTGTCAATGCTATGTTATTGGGTATAATATTTGCTTTCCTAATGCACCAATGCAAAATTTGCAGCTTCTGGCATCTGTTTTCTTATTTGATGAGAATTGGTTTTCATGAGATACTTCCATTGTTGTTGGACCTATCAAAACATTATCTTGCATTTCTAGTTTCATTTTGTAATGTGTACTTTCTGTTTCCTACAGGTAAAGATCTGGGATGATCGCAAATCTGTGCCTCTGTCTGTTCTGAAACCACATGATGGTCAAGCTGTTTACTCTGTTTCTTTCCTTACGGCACCTGAGCATCCCCAGCATATAAATCTCATCACAGCAGTATGAACTCTTGTACTATTTTGATAttttcattttgtttgttttgtcttCTTGTACCTTTTTTATCTTAttcatttctttttatcttttcatCAGTGGTCTTTTAAATGTCTGCTTGTATCCAGCAGGCATATTTGCTTATTAATTTAGGCTTTCTTTTCTGATAAATGATGATGACCataacttgttcttctgcttaTTCTTTATTCAACAatgtttaaatatattaaaagttctCATTAAACCTTGATCAGGAAAAGTAGTTCTTGCATTGGTGCCTGCAAAACTGGAGGTGAATAATTTGGAAGAAAACATGGTTGATAGTTCCTAATCATATTTAAGCCATTTTTTTGCTCGATGAATTACAAAATGATGATTATGCTATTTAGGCTCTGTTCGCCATTCCGGGTTCCCAACCGGGAACAGtagcacggaaaacggagcgattcattagcgcgtgattaattaagtattagctaatttttttttcaaaaatggattaatttgattttttaaagcaacttttgtgtagaaactttttgcaaaaaacacaccgtttagcagtttgaaaagcgtgcgcgcggagaacgagggagaggggttgggaaaaggatgtgccgaacacagccttaatggtGATTGGGTGTGCTCATCATGAGGTCTCATATCACTCAGAAGGGAGAATATCCCCTGGttcattattgtttttttattatgatAGCCATATGAATTCCttttttatatactccctctgtcccagaatataaggtttttagggttggacatgggtattaagaaagtgggtagaattaaatgggagaaggttgtgattggttgagaagtggaggtaggtaagaaaattgaatggtggagggctGCAAtaggttgagaagagaatgttggtgaagtagttgttatattttgggacaaaccttgagggctataagttgttatattttgggacggagggagtacaaggcAAAAAGAACATAAAACTTAAATATGCCTATTTGTTTAGTATCTCTCTTTAATCAAATTACTTCAAATCATCTTTTCTGAAAATATTGTAGGGCCCTCTCAATCGAGAAGTAAAAATTTGGGCTTCCACTAATGATGAAGGTTGGTTGTTGCCAA from Oryza glaberrima chromosome 6, OglaRS2, whole genome shotgun sequence includes these protein-coding regions:
- the LOC127777694 gene encoding uncharacterized protein LOC127777694, with the translated sequence MEGAAVEDSAAAAPVVAPESAAEGDQRVEGAAGEDSVVPTVAPEASVDSDQHIEDAATEDGKHGSTEENFDVSPEEMRSVIEIIADTGKFWHDWSFLKRLLSLQLKQVLAEYSEGHVVSQEDGQLQNSFSGETYSELVIRLNDALLRFEEGPPFTLQRLCEILLDPKGTYTKLPKLALALEKNLLVTSTMTKCTDPYPAAHVSNLEATVMTENTSAVEVEPERLPEHPAAVPNGNVGGDADAEMADAEVEEPSNSHDVEMQEDKPDQISNVNPGATSDAAVTAETVDASEKSSDPQT